TCACCTGCGAACAGAAATCCATTAGCGATTTAATACAAGCAAGATGCATAATATAGTTGAGTATTTCGAAAATTATCTTGACTACTTACCCCGTACTtttgaatattaagataaagaTTAACATATATGCTATTGTTAATGTAGCCTTCGATTTGAGCTTGGATAACAGCACCGCTGCACATGTGAAGAACTATGTCGAAAGCTTCTTGACACCACTCACCTAATATAAACGAATGTTACAGTACAAAACACTTCAAGCTATTGTTAAGGACTGTGTACAATACAGCAACATGCTCACCATTTGTTGGCTGTACATTTGCTAACAATACTTCAATTGCTTGGAATGGCAATGTGAGATAATCTGAcctaatttttttcatttctacGTCACTGAAATACCAGTAACCCCCGTGATCTACTAGCCGTACTAAATGCCGTTCACCATTGGGATCTGGTTTCTCGACATATGCCCTCACCCACTTATGTTGCCAATTTGCTACTAGGATCATGCCCCCTGGAAATTCAGTACGAATTAGAAAGTTAATAAAGACTGCAGAGCTTCGTGCAAATAATGATGTGTGAAATTCAACATCGTGATAGATTAATAGAAAAACTCACTGCTAAGTTCTTTTGGAGCTGGAGGTGAATCTGTCGTGTTGTATAATTTTGTCATACTGTCAACTAAGGTCCATAGATAGGGGTATGTGGGGTGAGTAGGAAGTTGTACGAAGAGGCGATTTGGTTTAACTATATGACATACGATAACATCGTTATTTACTCCTCCCACTAGGGATAACTGCATTAACTCTGTAAGCCATTCGTTGAACGGCAAAACCTGTTGAAGGTTCACGTCCGGATATCTGTTTTCTGGGAACCTTTGTCGTATCATGTCCAGAGCGACTTTAATCCCTTCTGGTGGTCCCGATATCTGACATAATTTCAAATCTCTCGACGAAGGATGACAGCGCAGTTCCATGTGCACGTTAGCTTTTATTTGTATAGTTTGTAAGAAACTACGGCGGGCACCAAGTAATTTTCCTACCAGTCGTTGTGGTATATTAAATTCGTATGACGTTGGACCATCTTTCAGATGATCCTCGATACTACCACCTGGAATAGACGTAGAATTTTAAACACTGTACAATACATGTAGATTTAGCGTTGTGTTAACCAAGAGTTTTCTCCATCATCAGTACTCTAGAATGTTCATTTTGAAAGACATTTTACTAGAATTTCCTAAATACTGATGATGAAGGAAAACTGTTGAACAGCGTATCTATTACCATATGTATTACTATTACCTTTACCACTATCTGTACTTCCTTCGCTTCTAGCTTCGTCTGTGACACTGCCTTCCAACACGCCAGAAACTGGACTGTGATTAGCAGAATCTCTTTCGGATAATACTTGCGTTGGACTCTTGGCGcaatttttggatgaggtggcATCAGGTTGCTCCTTCTTTGGATGGCAGCTATATTCGTAATTCACTTTATGTGCCTCTTTCTTATCAACGTGCTGCAGTGAGTTGACCTCGCAAGCTATCTtctgttcttcttcttcggtAACGTTCTCGAATATCTTCATCACTTTGCTATTAGGCTCCATTGCGCTCTCCACAGAGGAGACGCTTCTACTTCTGGCGATCGCCTCGAAATTACTTGTCTTGGGATTACTACCAAGCTGTATGTCCATTTTGCTGGATGTGGTATTATCTGCGTAGTTGTACCATGCTACCTCGTCTTTCGAAGATGTTTTTGATCTTGAGCTGTGCGTGCCCGGCTTTCTCTGAGGAATATCTAGACTCTCGCTTCGCTTTCTGGGACTGCAAACGGTCTCATCCGTCGGCTTGCTGCAAGAACTCAGCGTGAACGATTCATTCGTGTGTACGTCGGTGTCGTACAAGTTCGAGTTGACTTTCGACGTGGCTGGTTCTTCTCGGCAATCGACGGGGGTTCGATCGCTACGATCGGAGTTTATAAATCCACCTGGATCACCTCTGTCAACTCGGCGCCGTTTGTACCAGAGGAGGCCAATTATGAGCGCGAAAGCAGGAAAACTCCACTTCACAACTTGAACGTGGGTAGCTGACATGTTTCTGATCCACCGTAGCTGTTGTTGTTGCAAACCTTTTTATCCTGGAATGA
The window above is part of the Megalopta genalis isolate 19385.01 chromosome 2, iyMegGena1_principal, whole genome shotgun sequence genome. Proteins encoded here:
- the spoon gene encoding A-kinase anchor protein spoonbill: MSATHVQVVKWSFPAFALIIGLLWYKRRRVDRGDPGGFINSDRSDRTPVDCREEPATSKVNSNLYDTDVHTNESFTLSSCSKPTDETVCSPRKRSESLDIPQRKPGTHSSRSKTSSKDEVAWYNYADNTTSSKMDIQLGSNPKTSNFEAIARSRSVSSVESAMEPNSKVMKIFENVTEEEEQKIACEVNSLQHVDKKEAHKVNYEYSCHPKKEQPDATSSKNCAKSPTQVLSERDSANHSPVSGVLEGSVTDEARSEGSTDSGKGGSIEDHLKDGPTSYEFNIPQRLVGKLLGARRSFLQTIQIKANVHMELRCHPSSRDLKLCQISGPPEGIKVALDMIRQRFPENRYPDVNLQQVLPFNEWLTELMQLSLVGGVNNDVIVCHIVKPNRLFVQLPTHPTYPYLWTLVDSMTKLYNTTDSPPAPKELSRGMILVANWQHKWVRAYVEKPDPNGERHLVRLVDHGGYWYFSDVEMKKIRSDYLTLPFQAIEVLLANVQPTNGEWCQEAFDIVLHMCSGAVIQAQIEGYINNSIYVNLYLNIQKYGVISLADELIVRELAYPVPLEYIVPEDSVSVSYNMV